The following coding sequences lie in one Populus trichocarpa isolate Nisqually-1 chromosome 14, P.trichocarpa_v4.1, whole genome shotgun sequence genomic window:
- the LOC7466259 gene encoding RNA-binding protein BRN1 isoform X1 → MAEGKKEKKSSSSSSSSNEESVKLFVGQVPKNMTEAELLAMFKDFALVDEVNIIKDKTTRASRGCCFLICPSRQEADKAVNACHNKKTLPGASSPLQVKYADGELERLEHKLFVGMLPKNVSEAEVSDLFSKYGTIKDLQILRGSQQTSKSCAFLKYETKEQALAALEDINGKHKMEGSSVPLVVKWADTEKERQARRAQKAQSQAMPNTDSQHPSLFGALPMGYAPPYNGYGYQAPGVYGLMPYRLPPMQNQPAFHSMVPPVNQGNVLRGGIRPDLSPNISPRNYAPATYMGSAYPTVTGLQYPVAYPGAMMTHRPLSSSPGALSPTVVSSNSATPSGVGGSSGVQVEGPPGANLFIYHIPQEFGDQELANAFEAFGKVLSAKVFVDKVTGVSKCFGFVSYDSPAAAQNAITMMNGFQLGGKKLKVQLKRDNKQSKPY, encoded by the exons atggcGGAGGgtaaaaaggagaagaaatcaagcagcagcagcagcagcagtaatGAAGAGAGCGTGAAGCTATTTGTGGGTCAAGTACCAAAGAACATGACAGAAGCTGAGCTTCTGGCAATGTTCAAAGACTTCGCTTTGGTAGACGAAGTCAACATCATTAAAGACAAGACAACTCGCGCTTCCAGAG gttgttGTTTTCTAATATGTCCTTCCAGACAAGAAGCAGACAAGGCAGTTAATGCTTGTCATAATAAGAAAACATTGCCCGGG GCATCTAGTCCGTTACAAGTGAAGTATGCAGATGGCGAGTTGGAAAGGCTAG AACACAAACTCTTTGTTGGTATGCTTCCAAAAAATGTTTCTGAAGCTGAAGTATCTGATTTATTCTCTAAATATGGAACTATAAAGGACTTGCAAATACTAAGAGGTTCTCAACAAACAAGCAAAA GCTGTGCTTTTTTGAAGTACGAGACAAAAGAACAAGCCCTTGCTGCCCTGGAGGACATCAATGGAAAGCATAAAATGGAG GGTTCAAGTGTTCCTTTGGTTGTCAAATGGGCAGATACAGAAAAGGAAAGGCAGGCTCGGAGGGCTCAGAAAGCACAATCGCAAGCTATGCCTAACACTGATTCACAACATCCGTCTTTATTTGGTGCCTTGCCAATGGGATATGCTCCCCCTTATAATGGATATGGATACCAG GCTCCTGGAGTTTATGGACTTATGCCATACCGTCTGCCACCCATGCAGAATCAGCCTGCATTTCATAGCATGGTTCCTCCAGTAAATCAAGGAAATGTATTGCGTGGTGGAATCAGACCTGACCTTTCACCCAATATTTCCCCTAGAAATTATGCTCCTGCTACTTATATGGGCTCTGCTTATCCTACGGTGACAGGTCTTCAGTATCCAGTGGCATATCCTGGAGCAATGATGACTCACCGGCCTTTGAGTAGTTCACCTGGTGCATTGTCACCCACAGTTGTGAGCAGTAATTCTGCAACACCTTCAGGTGTCGGTGGAAGTTCCGGGGTTCAAGTGGAAG GTCCACCTGGTgctaatttgtttatatatcaCATACCTCAGGAATTCGGTGATCAAGAACTTGCCAATGCTTTTGAAGCATTTGGTAAGGTCTTAAGTGCCAAGGTTTTTGTTGATAAAGTAACTGGTGTTAGCAAATGCTTTG GATTTGTTAGTTATGACTCACCAGCAGCAGCTCAAAATGCTATTACCATGATGAATGGATTCCAATTAGGGGGTAAGAAATTGAAGGTTCAGCTTAAGAGAGACAATAAACAGAGCAAACCATATTGA
- the LOC7466259 gene encoding RNA-binding protein BRN1 isoform X2 translates to MLPKNVSEAEVSDLFSKYGTIKDLQILRGSQQTSKSCAFLKYETKEQALAALEDINGKHKMEGSSVPLVVKWADTEKERQARRAQKAQSQAMPNTDSQHPSLFGALPMGYAPPYNGYGYQAPGVYGLMPYRLPPMQNQPAFHSMVPPVNQGNVLRGGIRPDLSPNISPRNYAPATYMGSAYPTVTGLQYPVAYPGAMMTHRPLSSSPGALSPTVVSSNSATPSGVGGSSGVQVEGPPGANLFIYHIPQEFGDQELANAFEAFGKVLSAKVFVDKVTGVSKCFGFVSYDSPAAAQNAITMMNGFQLGGKKLKVQLKRDNKQSKPY, encoded by the exons ATGCTTCCAAAAAATGTTTCTGAAGCTGAAGTATCTGATTTATTCTCTAAATATGGAACTATAAAGGACTTGCAAATACTAAGAGGTTCTCAACAAACAAGCAAAA GCTGTGCTTTTTTGAAGTACGAGACAAAAGAACAAGCCCTTGCTGCCCTGGAGGACATCAATGGAAAGCATAAAATGGAG GGTTCAAGTGTTCCTTTGGTTGTCAAATGGGCAGATACAGAAAAGGAAAGGCAGGCTCGGAGGGCTCAGAAAGCACAATCGCAAGCTATGCCTAACACTGATTCACAACATCCGTCTTTATTTGGTGCCTTGCCAATGGGATATGCTCCCCCTTATAATGGATATGGATACCAG GCTCCTGGAGTTTATGGACTTATGCCATACCGTCTGCCACCCATGCAGAATCAGCCTGCATTTCATAGCATGGTTCCTCCAGTAAATCAAGGAAATGTATTGCGTGGTGGAATCAGACCTGACCTTTCACCCAATATTTCCCCTAGAAATTATGCTCCTGCTACTTATATGGGCTCTGCTTATCCTACGGTGACAGGTCTTCAGTATCCAGTGGCATATCCTGGAGCAATGATGACTCACCGGCCTTTGAGTAGTTCACCTGGTGCATTGTCACCCACAGTTGTGAGCAGTAATTCTGCAACACCTTCAGGTGTCGGTGGAAGTTCCGGGGTTCAAGTGGAAG GTCCACCTGGTgctaatttgtttatatatcaCATACCTCAGGAATTCGGTGATCAAGAACTTGCCAATGCTTTTGAAGCATTTGGTAAGGTCTTAAGTGCCAAGGTTTTTGTTGATAAAGTAACTGGTGTTAGCAAATGCTTTG GATTTGTTAGTTATGACTCACCAGCAGCAGCTCAAAATGCTATTACCATGATGAATGGATTCCAATTAGGGGGTAAGAAATTGAAGGTTCAGCTTAAGAGAGACAATAAACAGAGCAAACCATATTGA
- the LOC7466260 gene encoding uncharacterized protein LOC7466260 has protein sequence MDRVKNSVDVSPFLLVEAAGDSEVDSDPTMSTIDLVDDDDDAESCSCDTSDHSCVSDIIKGACSEVEAYQVNYNVVDDDDDDEEEEEEGVEVCQSWVHHVHVGLPVKQKSCVSVDSSNESMNEKEKDRLFWEACLAS, from the coding sequence ATGGACAGAGTGAAGAACTCTGTTGATGTGTCTCCTTTCTTGCTAGTGGAAGCTGCGGGTGATTCTGAGGTTGATTCCGATCCCACCATGTCCACTATAGatcttgttgatgatgatgatgatgcagaaTCATGTAGCTGTGATACATCTGACCATTCTTGTGTCAGTGACATCATTAAAGGTGCTTGCAGCGAGGTTGAAGCATACCAGGTCAATTACAATGTggtcgatgatgatgatgatgacgaggaggaggaggaggagggagtTGAGGTTTGTCAATCATGGGTTCATCATGTCCATGTTGGATTACCAGTGAAGCAAAAGTCATGTGTTTCAGTGGATTCAAGCAATGAATCGATGAACGAGAAGGAGAAGGATAGGTTGTTTTGGGAGGCTTGCTTGGCTTCCTAA